In the Bacillus amyloliquefaciens DSM 7 = ATCC 23350 genome, TTACCGGTGTTTCTTTTTGAACGTCTTTAACTGTCATATCAGAATGCTTTGCGTGTTTTTGCAGAAGCTGTGTCAGTTCTTTCTCATTTTTAACGTTCAGCTTTTTTACGCTTGTTTTCATATGTAGTTTTTCAACAGCCTCTTGAAGAGTCAGATGCTGTACCGTGTTTCCTTTTTTCACAGTAACGACGTGCTGGCATGACAGCTCTTTGGCAGATGCCTGCTGGATGCCTCCGAATGTAATCAAACTGACTGCCGCTGCGGCAGATAAGATAAATGCTTTCTTCATAAGTTCATAGCCTCCCAGAGAAGTTTTTTTCTACATGAAAAATCTTATCACAGCTTTTTTGTCATAATGCAGCCAGCCATTTCCTTTGACAACAAACTTTTGTCATAATTGTAATTGAGCACAGAAAAATGGCTTTATATCAGGATAAACGATCTGTATTTATTTTTTAAAATCCGTTACATCACTTCAAGTTATTTGAAGTGTTAGATATATTTTAAGATAATTTGATCTTGACAGTTTTTTTTACCCGTTTTCGCTGTAACAACTTTTACAAAAATGTTACAATTAAAATCTGTTTATGTAAATATATTGTATGATGTGAGAGGTGTAATAGAAAGTGGCTGAAGTCGCGCGCGACCCAAAGAAAAAAACGAAACGTTACAGAGCGCTGAGAATGAATCTCTATTTTTTGATTGTTTTCCTTCTCTTTACGGCACTGATTTTTAAACTCGGCGTCGTCCAGATTGTCGAAGGTGATAAACACCGTCAGGATGCGGAGAAGGCAAACGCAAAAACCGCCTATTATCCGACACCGAGGGGAAAGATGTATGACAGGCAGAACAGGGTGGCGGTAGATAACCAGGCCGTGCCTGAAATTGTATACGTATCCACCTCAAAAACCTCGGCAAAGGACAAATTGAAAACGGCAAAAAATCTCGCCGCACTGATCCATATTGATACTGAATTTATGAAGGATCGAAATATCATTGATTACTGGCTTGCGGCACATCCGAAGAAGGCAGAAAAGCTTATGAAGGATTCAGAAAACAGCCTGAAATCGCAAGAAGTATACAAACGCCAGATTGAACGAGTCCCTAAGCAGGAGATTGATGCGATCAAAAAAGATAAAAAAGAGCTGCAAATCGCGGCGATTTATACGCGTTTTTCAAGCGGCAACGCCTATCAGCCGCAAGTCGTTAAATCAATGAACCCGAATAAGCTGAACGGCAACGGAAACAGCGGTTCACTGCTTGACGAGCATGAAAATAATAAGCAAAAACCGAAAAGCGACCTGACATATGAAGAAGTTTCCGTCGTATCCGAGCACCTGAAAGAGCTCCCCGGCATTGACGTAATCAATGACTGGACGCGGAAATATCCGTACGACAAAACGCTGTACTCTCTGTTCGGCGGCGTGACGACACCGGAACAGGGATTGTTGGGCGAACGGAAAGATTACTATGTCACAAGAGGCTACTCACTGAATGACCGAGTGGGTAAAAGCTACATTGAATATCAATATGAAGACTATTTAAACGCACATAAAGAAAAAGTAGAGTATGTGGAAAACAGCAAAGGTGAAGTTGTCAGCCAAAAGCCCGTCGATGAAGGCAGCAGAGGCTACGACCTGCAGCTCTCGCTCGATATGGAACTGCAGTCGAAAGTCGAAAAGGTCATTGAAAAAGAGCTGAGAAGAAGCCGCGCCGCAGGCAACTATATGGTTGACAGAGGATTTGCCGTCATGATGGACCCGAACAATGGGGATATTCTCTCAATGGCGGGGAAACGCATCGATCTCGAAACAAATAAAATTCAGGATTTTGCGATCGGAGCATTTACGACCCAATATGAGATGGGCTCTTCTGTTAAAGGAGCGACTGTTCTCGCGGGTTACCAAAGCGGCCTCCCGCATTATAAAACGTTTGTCGATGCACCGCTTAGTTTTAAAGACAAAACGACAAAACAATCGTGGACACAAATGGGACCCATTACTGAGCTGACCGCGCTGCAAAGAAGTTCAAACGTATATATGTTTCATGTAGCCATGCATATCGCGGGTATTACCTACACCCCGGGCGGCACGCTGCCGGCCGGATTAGACGATATTAAAAAAATGCGCAACTACTACGCCCAATTCGGCTTGGGTGTGAAAACCGGGATTGACCTTCCTCAGGAATCAGCGGGAATGCAGTCAAATCCGCAATTGGTCGGGGGATTGCTGCTGGATTTTGCGATCGGACAATTTGATACATATACGCCGCTTCAAATGGCCCAATATATTTCAGCCATCGCAAATGGCGGGTATCGCGTCCAGCCGCGAATTGTCACAAGCATTCATGAACCGGACAGCAAAAATAAGATCGGAAAAGCGATTGAACAGCGCGATATTAAAGTTTTGAACAAAGTAAATAACAGCCCGAGCGATTTTGACCAAGTTCATAAAGGGATGAAATTGGTTACAAGCTCACCTCAAGGAACGGCTTATTCAACGTTCCAAGGTTCCGGCGCTGATGTTTCCGGTAAAACGGGAACGGCACAGACGTTCTATTACGGAACGAACAGAAACTGGTGGGGAAAAGATACGTATAACCTGACCTTTGTCGGCTATTATCCGTCAGAACATCCAAGAGTGGCATTCAGCGTCGTCGTTCCGTCTGTTCGAGATGATAAAGACCATGTCAGCAAGAACATTGCCAAGGGAGCAATTGACGCTTACAAAGAACTTGAAAAGAAATACAATAAAAAATAACAAATGAAAGGGCCGCCGAATATATCGTGCGCCCTTTCTTTCATTCAGGAAAATTGACGTTCACAATAAGAATAGAAGGAGAATGCTCATTTTTTAGCGAATCAATCTAGTGGAAATTCTTTTTATATCAGTCCGTGACCAGCCTGCAGTGCGAGTATATTGCAAAGGAGGGATTCTGTGGAACAGGATACTCAGCATGTAAAACAGCTTCAATCGAAAAACGATCTTCATGCCGTATTGACGTCTAACGGGCGTATTATGTATATTTCTGCAAACTGCAAATCATATTTCAGCTATTCCCAGGAAGAGATGATCGGATCGTTTCTCAAAACGTTCCTGCATGAAGAAGATCAATTTTTGGTTGAAAGTTACTTCTACAATGAGCATCATTTAATGCCTTGCACCTTTCGTCTTATTAAAAAAGATCATACCATCGTATGGCTTGAAGCGGGTGTGGAAATTGTCACACCGCAAATGGAGGGGACAGATCGGGAAATCATCCTTAAAATCAAGGTGCTTAAGGAGAAGACACCCCCGAGGCCTTATATGCATGAAGAAAAGAAGCGAAAGGCAGAACAACAGTCCGCAGAGGCGGCTGGAAACGGCGAATTTGAGCGTCTTGTCGAAATGCTGCCGAATCCTTTATATGTCAGCATCAACGGTACAATCGCGTACGCCAATAACGCGATGCTTGCCATGCTGGGAGCCGATAGCAAAGACGCGGTAAT is a window encoding:
- a CDS encoding peptidoglycan D,D-transpeptidase FtsI family protein; translation: MAEVARDPKKKTKRYRALRMNLYFLIVFLLFTALIFKLGVVQIVEGDKHRQDAEKANAKTAYYPTPRGKMYDRQNRVAVDNQAVPEIVYVSTSKTSAKDKLKTAKNLAALIHIDTEFMKDRNIIDYWLAAHPKKAEKLMKDSENSLKSQEVYKRQIERVPKQEIDAIKKDKKELQIAAIYTRFSSGNAYQPQVVKSMNPNKLNGNGNSGSLLDEHENNKQKPKSDLTYEEVSVVSEHLKELPGIDVINDWTRKYPYDKTLYSLFGGVTTPEQGLLGERKDYYVTRGYSLNDRVGKSYIEYQYEDYLNAHKEKVEYVENSKGEVVSQKPVDEGSRGYDLQLSLDMELQSKVEKVIEKELRRSRAAGNYMVDRGFAVMMDPNNGDILSMAGKRIDLETNKIQDFAIGAFTTQYEMGSSVKGATVLAGYQSGLPHYKTFVDAPLSFKDKTTKQSWTQMGPITELTALQRSSNVYMFHVAMHIAGITYTPGGTLPAGLDDIKKMRNYYAQFGLGVKTGIDLPQESAGMQSNPQLVGGLLLDFAIGQFDTYTPLQMAQYISAIANGGYRVQPRIVTSIHEPDSKNKIGKAIEQRDIKVLNKVNNSPSDFDQVHKGMKLVTSSPQGTAYSTFQGSGADVSGKTGTAQTFYYGTNRNWWGKDTYNLTFVGYYPSEHPRVAFSVVVPSVRDDKDHVSKNIAKGAIDAYKELEKKYNKK